Sequence from the Notamacropus eugenii isolate mMacEug1 chromosome 6, mMacEug1.pri_v2, whole genome shotgun sequence genome:
AATAGATGACTGGGTTCAGGAGGGGAGTGATCACTGTGTAGAACACGGCCACCATCTTGTCCAAGGAGCACGTGGTGTTTGGCCGAAGGTAGATAAACACACAGGGCCCAAAGAACAAGATGACCACAGTGATGTGGGAAGCACAAGTGGAGAGGGCTTTCTGGCGTCCTTCCTTGCTGTGCCCCCTTAGGTGGAACAAGATAACACTGTATGAGCTCAGGAGAATGATGAAGCTCACCACTGACAGGCTCCCCCCATTAGCCACAATAAACAACCCAGTGAAGAAGGTGTCAGTGCAGGCAAGTTCCAGCAGAGGGAGCACATCACAGAAATAATGGTCAATCACATTAGGGCCACAGAAGGGTAAAGGGATTAGGAGGAGAATTTGGGCAGTGGAGTGCAAAATACCACCCAACCAGGCTATCCCCACGAGGAGGTCACAAATCCGATGGTTCATAATGGTCACATAGTGCAGAGGCTTACAGATGGCCAAGTATCGGTCATAAGCCATTACTGTGAGTAGAAACATCTCAATGCCACCAAAGAAATGGATGAAGAACACTTGTGTGATGCAGCCTTCTAGGGAGATGGATTTCCTCTCAACAAGTAAATCAGCAATGAGCTTGGGAGAAGTGGTGGAGGAATAACAGATCTCCACAAAGGAGAGGTGGCTGAGAAAGAAATACATGGGGGTGCCAAGACTCTTGCTGAAGTTGACAGTCAGCACAATTAGGGAATTCCCCAACACAATAGCCATGTACAAGAACAcaaacagcacaaagaaaattTTCTGAATCTCAGGACTGGGAGAGAGTCCTAGAAAAATGAATTCTGTCATATTGCCAGTCTGCACCATGACTTCTGGTCCAAGAGTTTGTACCAGAGCACACAGTTTTCAAGGTGACTTTGGGCACTAACTTATTCTACTCAAAGGTCCAGAGTAGAAACAAGAGTGATGAGGAAAGGGGTCCCCAAGGATCGCATAGACAGTGCAAGAAAATAAGCTGTAAGGTAAATATAacagaacaataataaaaacCCAAGGAAGGGCAAAggatgatgaacaagaagacgcTGATGTAACCATATAAAATTTCAGATCAATGGATGAAGACAAGGGCTGAAGAGTTGGTCTTTCAGAAAGGGGgataaaattggggaaagaagtcCTTAAAGGGTGATGTGCAAATGAGCCAGAAGGAAGGGATGACTCTTAGGGCTCCAGCCACTCTCGAgtttttaattctgcttttctgaTCTTTCAGATAGAGCTGCTGTTCCTGGGCAACCGTGGATCGTGGACAGGTCCCCAGGTGAAGGATCATCTGCAATAATACAAACCAATAAACCTTCTCACTGAAAGCAGTAAGCAATGTTGTAGGATTAGGAActaaaagagactttagagactaTCTCTTTAAAACCATCTCTTTTGCAGAGAAGCGAGGGGTCAGGGAAGTGCAGGGATGTTCACAATGTCACACAGTTATGGGATTCTCCTCATAACAGCCTAATGAAATGAGGAATAAAAATATCTCCCATTATGCCccattattatccacattttattgAAGAGGCAACTGAGTCGCAGTTGAGATTGAAAAGCAACTGATTTGACCTTAAGACCACTGCTCTTTCCAATGTATGATGCTGCCTTGCCCTCTATAATAGGAATATTATTATCTCCTCTCTCACAAAtccctgagaggtggccctgggCAGATCATAtgatctctcagtgccccagactgCTTTCTGGAACTATGGTTTACAGAGTTGACCCCGATCTGCTTGGAGACGAGTTTCTCAATGGAAGTATTCCgctgccaatgaaatcacaggtctagttaaAAAGTAATACCAATAATAACATTATACCTAAGGAGGAAAATGGAAGGCTACAAAATATCCAGAGAAGGACAACCAAAATTTTGAAGGGCCAAAAGTCTTCCTCATATGACGATAAGTGGAAGGaaacagagatggagaagagaaacatCATGGAAACTGTCTGCAAATATCTGAAGGTCTGTCATCTTTCAGGTttgattctaaaaggcagaaccaggaggaatgGATGCAAGATGTAAAGATGCATATTTACACTCAATGCCAGGAAAACTGAAGCCATCCAGAAGTAGACTGGATGCCTCAAGGAGCCCCCTCCCCTTTGAAGTTCTGTAAGCAGAGGCTGATTGACCACTTCTTGCGGTGTAACAGTGGGGACTACTTTTACGTATAGGGTGGATGAGATAGATGCTGAAGTCCATTCTGACTCGTGAATTCTGCGAATTTGGCATTCCATGACTAAAGTTCTAGTTTTCTTTGCAAGCCTCCGTTATCAAGAAGTAATAGTAAGGAATGTCTTTGTCCTCAGTTATAGCTTTCCCGTTTCACAGAATGTCAGGATTGAGAACAAGAAAATGTGTTAGATATCATCTACATCAACCTCCTTTATTATACAAATAAGGAAGTCAAAGTCAAAAGTGAAGTTACTGACCCAAACGTCAGGCACATGTAAGAAAATTACAGAGCCAAAGTCAAACACAGAaacactgactccaaatccattactcCTCCACTATACCACACAATCTTAGCTAATCAGAGAATCTGAAAGTTGCAGGGAACCTCAGCCACCATTTAATCTAATCCATACCCCAAAAAGAAACATCCACTAGGAGATATCCAAGTGACCATTTGGCCTTTCTTGAAAACCTGCAATGAGGTTGACCCCATCTATTCTATCCTAAAGAAACTCATTACATTTTTTAAGGAAGTTCATAAGGAAGACTATACAGGGATGAGGAACCaaatgtttggattcagtcaaagagttactcttaaggacctagagggtcacatgtaacCTCAAGGTATCAGGTTCTCCGCCCTTGGCTTAAAATTTAAAAGGATCTCATACACTACCTGGACCAACCCTCACATTTTAccactaaggaaactgaggcacagggaaatgAGATGTGTTCATCcatcattgccaaagaagaccatgccatcacagaaattatgacatgacttgcacttgactttgttttaagggagggagggttgcgcaggtcaccagcctcacttctcccccggagccatctgaatccagtgacagatactcatcaggatgactggagatgactcaggatgaggcaattggggttaagtgacttgcccaaggtcacacagctagtgagtgtcaagtgtctgaggtgagatttgaactcagttcctcctgactcttgcactggtactctatccactgcaccacggaGTTGCCCAcagggagattaagtgaattgAGGAAGCATTCCCAACTGCGATCTTTAATGGCCTCCTGTATTGCCCCCTTTTCCACACACACTCCAGTCAAGCTAAACCGACCTTCTTAGTACTCCTTATATGCAGAAATCTGTCTCTGGACTCTCTAACTTGCATTGGTTGTCCAGGAACCTAGAATGCAATCCCTGCTCACAATCAacctttccttcaaggctcagtcaAAGACTATCTTCTCCATGAAACTTCTCTTGACATTCCTCTCAGCTACTTCTGCCTGTCCCTCTCCCAAATGATCTTGGATTTAGGTTTGCATTGTATCCCTCCAAGTGTTTATATTATCTCCCCAAAAGCAGGTAAGCTCCTCAAAGGCAATGGTTCACTTTTTTCCTTGTCTCCCAAGCACCCAAGACAGTATAacggcacacagcaggtgctgtAAAAATACCTGATTATTTCTTATTCATAGAGGGTAGTCTCTGAGCATAAATGGTGTCACACACACCCAGCCTGGTGAAGATCCTCCAAAGGTGAACTGGGAAAGAACACAAACAgagaagaatatcaaaggaaaaaggTCTTTTCAGAGGACTGGGCTGGCTAAGTGAGAAGTGCTGCTCTCAGTCTACACTGCCCCTTGGCCCAAGCCTTGCCCTATCTCACCTGGGCCAGAACAAGTCTGAGTGAACTCCTAGCACATTTGAGAAAATACCTCAAGGTACTCTCTAGAAATTTGGAAAAGTTTATGAGATCTTGCTTCCAGCCCTAAGGCCTTAAA
This genomic interval carries:
- the LOC140511587 gene encoding olfactory receptor 4X2-like — encoded protein: MVQTGNMTEFIFLGLSPSPEIQKIFFVLFVFLYMAIVLGNSLIVLTVNFSKSLGTPMYFFLSHLSFVEICYSSTTSPKLIADLLVERKSISLEGCITQVFFIHFFGGIEMFLLTVMAYDRYLAICKPLHYVTIMNHRICDLLVGIAWLGGILHSTAQILLLIPLPFCGPNVIDHYFCDVLPLLELACTDTFFTGLFIVANGGSLSVVSFIILLSSYSVILFHLRGHSKEGRQKALSTCASHITVVILFFGPCVFIYLRPNTTCSLDKMVAVFYTVITPLLNPVIYSLRNAEVKNAMRKLWVRALQQGEA